The proteins below come from a single Burkholderia humptydooensis genomic window:
- a CDS encoding undecaprenyl-phosphate glucose phosphotransferase: protein MRHVMVAAVDTALVLAGMLAAQAWLGLAWHVLTDAQHGAIAMLCVLTMLLLQQGGGAPAAGKRGWRTLSRAAVAVACASLLAVACAMWIMNRGATISMRWIVHTVLAGDAALLFGRAAVLAVSLRLGDASSRQRRVAVVGTMAYGRVALERMQLASDRTFVPTCVFDDAARGERDIGGVPTIGDWNELRRRIREGEIDEVWLTLSMSHERRIHRIVRELCDEFVELRLLPDVRHVAVVDRSTTNVLGMPAINLATTPRSMSELRAKFVFDRAFALAVLIPLLPMLIVLAIGVKLSSPGPVLFRQRRKGADGREFDIFKFRTMRVHRQQPGVLQQASRNDARITPLGAFLRRTSLDELPQFFNVLFGQMSVVGPRPHALEHDDFYRQIVDSYMYRYRVRPGITGWAQVNGFRGETRKVETMAARVKFDLFYMQNWSFWFDMKIILMTITRGFVGRNAF, encoded by the coding sequence ATGCGCCATGTGATGGTGGCGGCCGTCGATACCGCGCTGGTGCTGGCGGGCATGCTGGCCGCGCAGGCGTGGCTGGGACTCGCGTGGCATGTCCTGACCGACGCGCAGCACGGCGCGATCGCGATGTTGTGCGTGCTGACGATGCTGTTGCTACAGCAGGGCGGCGGTGCGCCAGCTGCCGGCAAGCGCGGCTGGCGCACGTTATCACGTGCGGCGGTCGCCGTCGCGTGCGCAAGCCTGCTGGCGGTCGCGTGCGCGATGTGGATCATGAACCGCGGCGCGACGATATCGATGCGCTGGATCGTGCACACAGTGCTCGCGGGGGACGCTGCATTGCTGTTCGGCAGGGCAGCGGTTCTGGCAGTCTCGCTGCGGCTCGGCGATGCGAGTTCCCGGCAGCGTCGCGTCGCGGTTGTCGGCACGATGGCATACGGCCGCGTGGCGCTGGAACGGATGCAGCTTGCGTCGGATCGCACGTTCGTTCCCACATGCGTGTTCGACGACGCCGCGCGTGGAGAGCGCGACATCGGCGGCGTGCCCACGATCGGCGACTGGAACGAGCTGCGCCGCAGAATACGCGAAGGCGAGATCGACGAGGTATGGCTGACGCTGTCGATGTCGCACGAGCGGCGCATCCACCGGATCGTGCGCGAGCTGTGCGATGAGTTCGTCGAGCTGCGCCTGCTGCCGGACGTGCGGCATGTCGCCGTCGTCGACCGATCGACGACCAACGTGCTCGGCATGCCGGCGATCAACCTCGCGACGACGCCGCGATCCATGTCGGAGCTGCGGGCAAAGTTCGTATTCGACCGCGCGTTCGCGCTAGCTGTATTGATCCCGCTCCTGCCGATGCTCATAGTGCTGGCGATCGGGGTCAAGCTATCGTCGCCGGGGCCCGTGCTGTTCCGGCAGCGCCGCAAGGGTGCCGACGGCCGTGAGTTCGACATCTTCAAGTTCCGGACTATGCGCGTGCACCGGCAGCAGCCGGGCGTCCTGCAGCAGGCGTCGCGCAACGACGCACGCATCACGCCCCTCGGCGCGTTCCTGCGGCGTACGTCGCTCGACGAGCTGCCGCAGTTCTTCAACGTGTTGTTCGGGCAGATGTCGGTCGTCGGCCCGCGCCCGCACGCGCTCGAACACGACGATTTCTACCGCCAGATCGTCGACTCCTACATGTATAGGTATCGCGTTCGACCCGGCATCACGGGCTGGGCGCAGGTCAACGGCTTTCGCGGCGAAACGCGCAAAGTCGAGACGATGGCCGCGCGCGTGAAATTCGACCTGTTCTACATGCAGAACTGGAGCTTCTGGTTCGACATGAAAATCATCCTGATGACGATCACGCGCGGCTTCGTCGGCCGAAATGCGTTCTAA
- a CDS encoding ArgE/DapE family deacylase, which produces MIDAATTQRIFAAVDVAFDSQLRFTQELVRFPSLRGCEHTAQDFLFDAMKERGLTMDRWPLDVNEIKDHPGFGPATVSYENAFNVVGTYRPENHEGRSLILNGHIDVVPTGPVEMWSRSPWDAEITDGWMYGRGAADMKAGLAANLFAFDAIKAAGFNPTAPIYFQSVVEEECTGNGALAALLRGYTADAAIIPEPEENMLVRANVGVLWLKVRVDGRPSHTREMAAGFNAIDAAQTLIGALRELEAKWNAQHHCHRHFEHLDHPINFNIGQIAGGDWPSTVPPWCEFTLRLATYPGTPADEAYAAVTECLDKCAGSDARFGGKRPVVTKTGFYAEGYVLEEGGDAESVLRRCHKTAFDSELESFTTPSYLDARVFVIYGEIPTLVYGPKSRDIHGFDERVHIESIRRITKSIALFIAEWCGLKRIES; this is translated from the coding sequence TTGATTGATGCGGCAACCACCCAACGTATCTTCGCTGCAGTTGACGTAGCCTTCGATTCGCAACTTCGATTCACTCAGGAACTCGTGCGATTTCCTTCGCTACGTGGCTGCGAACACACCGCACAGGACTTCCTTTTTGACGCGATGAAAGAGCGCGGCCTCACAATGGATCGCTGGCCCCTCGACGTCAACGAAATCAAGGATCATCCTGGCTTCGGGCCGGCAACTGTCTCGTATGAAAATGCATTTAACGTCGTGGGCACCTATCGGCCGGAAAACCACGAAGGCCGCTCACTGATTCTCAACGGACACATCGATGTCGTGCCGACCGGTCCGGTGGAGATGTGGTCGCGTTCGCCGTGGGATGCCGAAATCACGGACGGCTGGATGTATGGCCGAGGAGCAGCGGACATGAAAGCTGGTCTTGCCGCGAATCTCTTTGCATTCGATGCAATTAAAGCAGCGGGCTTTAATCCGACGGCGCCGATTTACTTTCAGTCGGTAGTCGAAGAGGAATGCACGGGAAATGGCGCGCTCGCTGCGTTGCTGCGTGGCTATACGGCCGACGCGGCAATCATTCCCGAACCCGAAGAAAACATGCTCGTGCGGGCGAATGTGGGTGTGCTCTGGCTCAAGGTTCGAGTGGATGGCCGCCCAAGTCATACGCGCGAGATGGCCGCTGGCTTCAATGCAATCGATGCTGCGCAGACGCTCATCGGGGCGCTGCGCGAACTCGAAGCGAAGTGGAATGCGCAGCATCATTGTCACCGACATTTCGAGCATCTCGATCATCCGATCAATTTCAACATTGGTCAGATTGCCGGTGGCGACTGGCCGTCGACCGTGCCGCCATGGTGCGAATTCACCCTTCGCCTGGCCACCTATCCGGGTACACCCGCGGACGAAGCATATGCAGCGGTCACAGAATGCCTCGACAAATGTGCTGGTAGCGACGCCCGATTCGGGGGGAAACGTCCTGTCGTGACCAAGACGGGTTTCTATGCCGAAGGCTACGTGCTTGAAGAGGGCGGCGACGCCGAAAGCGTGCTGCGTCGCTGTCACAAGACGGCGTTCGATTCCGAACTCGAATCGTTCACGACGCCCAGTTATCTCGATGCCCGTGTATTCGTGATTTACGGCGAGATTCCGACGCTGGTTTATGGTCCGAAATCTCGGGATATTCACGGATTCGACGAACGTGTACATATTGAATCGATTAGACGGATCACGAAGAGCATTGCATTGTTCATTGCGGAATGGTGTGGTCTGAAACGTATCGAAAGCTGA
- a CDS encoding Lrp/AsnC family transcriptional regulator — protein sequence MDNLTKQIIAVLRRDGRISFVNIARNLNVSRDNVAARVVPLIESGQIRVVAALHPQVLGLTVSAHLSISVSGDVRPVIQQLEKLSSAVFISIAAGAYHVIAETRHSCMSELSAEVSVVRSLRGVVEVQVLIYDRVLTSFLHREQPNVLSYKFDEIDIALISLLQNDGRASYSDLSQKVGLSISGCRTRVLHLLRSGVIQIGAIKQRSNMIDDFIFGIGINVNGDIDAAARILSSGWGLEFLARTVGRFDVLATVSFSSLRDFNQLVSRLMALKSVTYCEQWLHVQILRERYEYPIEAIELGTAARA from the coding sequence ATGGACAACTTAACCAAGCAAATCATCGCGGTACTACGGCGAGACGGACGAATCTCTTTCGTAAACATCGCTCGAAATCTGAATGTGAGCCGTGACAACGTTGCTGCAAGAGTGGTTCCGCTCATTGAGTCGGGGCAGATTAGAGTAGTCGCGGCTCTGCACCCTCAGGTGCTTGGATTGACGGTGTCGGCGCATCTTTCCATTAGCGTCAGCGGAGATGTAAGGCCGGTAATCCAACAGCTGGAGAAGCTTAGTTCTGCCGTGTTCATTTCGATTGCTGCTGGCGCGTACCACGTTATCGCTGAAACACGGCACTCGTGCATGAGCGAACTGAGCGCCGAGGTGTCGGTCGTCCGTTCTCTCCGGGGCGTCGTTGAGGTTCAAGTTCTAATTTACGACAGGGTGTTAACTAGCTTTTTACATAGGGAACAGCCGAACGTCTTGTCGTACAAGTTCGACGAGATTGACATTGCGCTTATCTCACTTCTTCAGAATGACGGCCGCGCTAGCTATTCGGACCTCTCCCAGAAGGTCGGACTGTCAATCAGTGGTTGCCGCACGCGAGTCCTTCATCTCTTGAGGTCCGGGGTGATCCAAATTGGGGCAATCAAGCAACGCTCGAACATGATCGATGATTTCATCTTCGGCATAGGGATCAACGTCAACGGCGATATCGACGCTGCTGCTCGGATATTGAGCAGCGGCTGGGGCCTTGAGTTCTTGGCTCGCACGGTAGGGCGATTCGATGTTCTTGCGACAGTGAGCTTCAGCTCGCTGCGTGACTTCAACCAGCTTGTTTCGAGATTGATGGCATTAAAGAGTGTTACTTACTGCGAGCAGTGGCTGCACGTTCAGATTCTTCGGGAGCGGTACGAGTATCCAATCGAGGCAATCGAGCTTGGGACCGCGGCGCGAGCTTAG
- a CDS encoding porin — MKAKIGVVTGLLCVSLSAQAQSSVILFGVLDEGLNFTNNAGGHSAWKTSSVDLATSRWGIKGNEDLGGGLHAIFDLESGFTVDDGKLYYGDRLFGYQSYVGLQSDRFGTLTFGRQFDSITDVIGAMTANGNWGGFLFSHPLDNDNTDATYHASNAVKFTSATYGGLSATALYGFGNKAGAFASNRVVSAGLNYAIGTLTIGAVYEDLSSPGTTTTGSVASDDANFVAANQKTYGLGASYGIGAAVLGLVYTHVAIEHPATSLYVGDFGSDVSKLNFDNIEFNARYNLRDDVLVGAMYTYTLAHLGRSSGEASRHWNQVGVMGQYLLSKRTSVYAQVVYQKLSGGDGSAPLDTAYIPGTAGASSNGHQFVARMGMSHSF, encoded by the coding sequence ATGAAGGCGAAGATCGGAGTGGTTACGGGATTGTTGTGCGTATCGCTGAGCGCACAGGCGCAGAGTAGCGTGATTCTGTTCGGCGTGTTGGACGAAGGATTGAACTTCACGAACAACGCTGGCGGCCACAGCGCGTGGAAGACGTCGAGCGTCGATCTTGCGACGAGCCGTTGGGGCATCAAGGGCAATGAGGATCTGGGTGGTGGTCTGCACGCAATCTTCGATCTGGAAAGCGGTTTCACGGTGGATGACGGAAAGCTCTATTACGGTGACCGCCTGTTCGGTTACCAGTCCTATGTGGGGTTGCAATCGGATCGCTTCGGCACGCTCACCTTCGGCCGACAGTTCGACTCAATCACCGATGTGATCGGTGCGATGACTGCGAACGGAAACTGGGGCGGCTTCCTGTTCTCGCATCCGCTCGATAACGATAACACCGATGCCACTTATCACGCGAGCAATGCCGTCAAGTTCACGTCCGCGACCTATGGCGGTTTGAGCGCCACTGCGCTTTATGGTTTCGGTAACAAGGCGGGCGCTTTTGCAAGCAACCGTGTGGTCAGTGCGGGTTTGAACTACGCCATCGGCACGCTCACGATCGGCGCGGTGTATGAAGATCTGTCCTCGCCTGGCACGACCACGACGGGCAGTGTCGCGTCGGACGACGCCAATTTTGTCGCGGCGAACCAGAAAACCTATGGCCTGGGCGCGAGCTATGGCATCGGCGCGGCGGTGCTCGGTCTCGTGTACACGCATGTGGCGATCGAGCACCCGGCCACGTCGCTCTATGTCGGCGATTTCGGATCGGACGTGTCGAAGCTTAATTTCGATAACATTGAATTCAACGCACGTTACAACCTTCGCGACGATGTGCTCGTGGGTGCGATGTACACCTACACGCTCGCACATCTGGGGCGCAGCAGCGGCGAAGCTTCGCGGCACTGGAATCAGGTTGGCGTGATGGGCCAGTACCTGCTGTCCAAGCGCACTTCGGTCTATGCGCAGGTGGTCTATCAGAAGCTCAGCGGTGGCGATGGCAGCGCGCCGCTGGATACGGCCTATATTCCCGGGACGGCGGGCGCATCGTCGAACGGGCATCAGTTCGTCGCGCGCATGGGGATGTCGCACTCGTTCTAA
- a CDS encoding aldehyde dehydrogenase has translation METTLKASLNDWLARRDTLEIEARLFIDGAYREAATGETFDCISPIDGRVLARIAYAGVADVEAAVVAARRAFDAGVWSGLNPRQRKATLLRFAAELRAHQDELALLETLDAGKPIADTTAADIPGAAYCLDWFAETIDKAGGEVAPVDHHLVGLVTREPIGVVAAIVPWNFPLQMAAWKFAPALAAGNSVVLKPSEKSPLTAIRIAQIAHEAGIPAGVFNVVPGDGETGKCLALHGDVDCVAFTGSTAVGKKIMQYAAQSNLKRVWLELGGKSPNIVLPDCPDLDRAARTAAAAIFYNMGEVCTAGSRLLVHSAIRECFMEKLFDAARTWQPGNPLDPATAMGAIVDRAQMERVLALIEAGRADSTLLVGGNRVREETGGFYIEPTLFATTPDTRLAREEIFGPVLSVMTFDTLDEAIKIANDSDYGLAAAVWTADLTTAHDVSRRLRAGTVWVNCYEEGDDMNFPFGGYRQSGNGRDRSLHALEKYTELKSTLLRLR, from the coding sequence ATGGAAACGACACTGAAGGCCAGCCTGAATGACTGGCTCGCGCGGCGCGACACGCTCGAAATCGAGGCACGCCTGTTTATCGACGGTGCGTATCGTGAAGCCGCGACGGGCGAGACCTTCGACTGTATCAGCCCGATCGATGGCCGCGTCCTGGCTCGCATCGCCTATGCGGGCGTCGCCGATGTGGAAGCCGCAGTTGTAGCAGCGCGACGTGCATTCGATGCTGGCGTGTGGTCGGGCCTCAATCCGCGCCAGCGCAAGGCGACTCTGCTGCGCTTCGCGGCGGAGCTACGCGCGCATCAGGATGAACTTGCCCTGCTCGAAACATTAGACGCGGGCAAGCCCATCGCCGACACGACAGCCGCAGATATTCCTGGGGCTGCCTACTGCCTCGATTGGTTCGCGGAAACCATCGATAAAGCCGGCGGCGAAGTTGCGCCTGTAGATCATCACCTGGTCGGCCTCGTCACGCGCGAGCCGATCGGCGTGGTGGCTGCGATTGTGCCGTGGAATTTCCCGCTGCAGATGGCGGCATGGAAGTTCGCGCCGGCCCTGGCGGCAGGCAATAGCGTCGTGCTTAAGCCTTCGGAGAAGTCGCCGCTCACTGCTATTCGCATCGCGCAAATCGCACACGAAGCTGGCATTCCGGCGGGCGTTTTTAACGTTGTTCCGGGTGATGGCGAGACGGGCAAATGTCTTGCGCTGCACGGCGATGTTGATTGCGTAGCCTTCACCGGCTCGACGGCGGTGGGAAAGAAAATCATGCAGTACGCGGCCCAATCGAATCTCAAGCGCGTGTGGCTTGAACTCGGCGGCAAGTCGCCGAATATCGTGTTGCCTGATTGTCCCGATCTCGATCGCGCGGCCCGCACAGCGGCCGCCGCAATCTTCTACAACATGGGGGAAGTGTGCACGGCGGGCTCGCGGCTCTTGGTACATAGCGCGATTCGGGAATGCTTCATGGAGAAGCTGTTCGACGCTGCTCGCACCTGGCAACCCGGCAATCCGCTCGATCCGGCAACTGCAATGGGCGCGATCGTCGATCGCGCGCAAATGGAGCGCGTGCTCGCTTTGATCGAAGCCGGCCGTGCCGACTCAACTTTGCTCGTGGGGGGAAATCGAGTGCGCGAGGAAACCGGTGGTTTCTATATCGAGCCTACTCTGTTCGCCACCACGCCGGACACACGGCTTGCGCGCGAGGAAATCTTCGGGCCAGTGCTCTCGGTGATGACGTTCGATACGCTCGATGAAGCGATCAAGATTGCAAATGATAGCGATTACGGACTCGCCGCCGCAGTCTGGACGGCAGACCTCACCACGGCGCACGACGTCTCGCGACGTCTGCGCGCGGGCACCGTCTGGGTCAATTGCTACGAAGAGGGCGATGACATGAATTTCCCGTTCGGCGGTTACCGGCAATCTGGTAATGGGCGAGACAGATCGCTGCACGCCCTGGAAAAGTACACGGAACTCAAATCGACGCTGCTGCGGCTGCGCTAA
- a CDS encoding gamma-glutamyl-gamma-aminobutyrate hydrolase family protein (Members of this family of hydrolases with an active site Cys residue belong to MEROPS family C26.) gives MRSLRGRGIAQLGMGLCVEVRAPDGRIEVVSVADTQSLALGVQGYLEWQYVDNPLSRAIICSIRRGMPRSA, from the coding sequence ATGCGCTCGCTGCGTGGGCGGGGCATCGCCCAGCTGGGCATGGGTCTGTGCGTGGAAGTGCGGGCCCCTGATGGGCGGATCGAAGTCGTGAGCGTAGCGGATACGCAATCGCTCGCGCTCGGTGTGCAGGGGTATCTGGAATGGCAGTACGTGGACAACCCGCTTTCGCGGGCGATTATATGCAGCATTCGGCGTGGAATGCCGCGTAGCGCGTGA
- a CDS encoding PDR/VanB family oxidoreductase translates to MSLELRVLAGAALPVWQPGAHVDLVLPSGLVRQYSLCGDPQDRTCLRIAVLREEAGRGGSREVHDALRVGQAITLCGPRNAFELGPADDYLFVAGGIGITPLMPMVRAAQRANARWRLLYGGRTRASMAFVGELQTFGGERVAILPADETGLLDLDTVVTAARAGAQVYSCGPGALLDALVARFDAAGIVQQLHVERFGVAPSAASEQSRGELRVILARSGTHVDVPSDCSVMHALRAAGHEVSSSCEQGICGICETRVLDGVPDHRDQLLTESERQRGDVMMVCVSRALTPTLTLDL, encoded by the coding sequence ATGTCGCTCGAGCTGCGCGTGCTCGCGGGCGCAGCGCTGCCGGTTTGGCAACCGGGCGCGCACGTCGATCTTGTGCTGCCTTCCGGTCTCGTGCGCCAGTACTCACTGTGCGGCGATCCGCAGGACAGGACGTGTCTGCGCATCGCGGTGCTGCGCGAGGAAGCGGGGCGAGGCGGCTCGCGCGAAGTGCATGACGCGCTGCGTGTGGGGCAGGCCATCACGCTATGCGGGCCGCGCAATGCGTTCGAGCTCGGGCCTGCGGACGACTATCTGTTCGTCGCGGGCGGAATCGGCATCACACCGCTCATGCCGATGGTGCGCGCGGCGCAGCGTGCGAACGCGCGTTGGCGCTTGCTATACGGCGGCCGTACGCGCGCGTCGATGGCGTTCGTCGGCGAGTTGCAGACTTTCGGCGGTGAGCGCGTGGCTATCCTGCCCGCCGACGAAACGGGCCTGCTCGATCTCGATACGGTCGTGACCGCCGCGCGCGCGGGCGCGCAGGTCTATAGTTGCGGTCCGGGTGCGCTGCTGGATGCACTGGTTGCGCGTTTCGATGCGGCGGGAATCGTGCAGCAACTGCATGTCGAACGCTTCGGGGTGGCACCGTCCGCGGCTTCGGAACAAAGTCGGGGTGAGCTGCGAGTGATCCTCGCGCGCAGCGGCACGCATGTCGATGTGCCGTCCGATTGTTCGGTGATGCACGCGCTGCGCGCAGCGGGTCACGAGGTGTCGTCGTCCTGTGAGCAGGGCATATGCGGGATATGTGAGACGCGTGTACTGGACGGAGTCCCAGACCATCGCGATCAACTGCTGACGGAAAGCGAGCGCCAGCGCGGCGACGTGATGATGGTCTGCGTTTCGCGCGCGCTTACGCCTACGTTGACGCTGGACCTCTAG
- a CDS encoding Rieske 2Fe-2S domain-containing protein, which yields MSTQPSLRIQAERAMRRQWFPVARSVDLATPQSATLLGQRLVVWRTESGHAVVQDARCPHRGADFSLGKVHGENIACPYHGWQFAAEGGKCSHIPSLEDQCKIPPNAAIRTYPVIERFAHVWTVLEDPATELYDPAHWRELELDWLAATPLQAPTGVATAIENFRDVAHFPFVHEVSMGPSKHVIEPLNVRREGLDIWMDRPLDAGDGDWGNDGDCMMQYHCTAPGFESVTYVYEELGKRIVAGFPSPVAYDEVRIFWGVAIEPGFRGADLQECLRIEEMVYLEDIRVANSMQPREIDWDGHVVEHSVPADLFTLNYRRAFREFIERAQPLTPVFPIEVTAAV from the coding sequence ATGTCTACGCAACCTTCTCTTCGTATTCAGGCCGAACGCGCGATGCGCCGGCAATGGTTCCCGGTCGCGCGCTCTGTAGATCTGGCGACGCCGCAAAGTGCCACATTGCTCGGTCAGCGCCTTGTAGTCTGGCGTACGGAATCGGGCCACGCGGTCGTACAGGATGCGCGTTGTCCGCATCGTGGTGCCGACTTCTCGCTCGGCAAGGTGCACGGCGAGAATATCGCGTGCCCGTATCACGGCTGGCAGTTCGCCGCTGAGGGAGGCAAGTGCTCGCACATCCCATCGCTCGAAGACCAGTGCAAGATTCCCCCCAATGCCGCGATTCGTACCTATCCTGTGATCGAGCGCTTCGCGCACGTCTGGACCGTTCTCGAGGACCCGGCGACCGAGCTTTATGATCCGGCGCACTGGCGTGAACTCGAACTGGACTGGCTTGCCGCCACGCCGTTACAGGCACCCACGGGCGTGGCAACCGCCATCGAAAACTTCCGCGATGTCGCGCATTTCCCGTTCGTGCATGAGGTGTCGATGGGGCCGTCGAAACACGTGATTGAGCCGCTAAATGTGCGCCGCGAAGGCCTCGATATCTGGATGGATCGCCCGCTCGATGCTGGCGACGGCGACTGGGGTAACGACGGTGACTGCATGATGCAGTATCACTGCACGGCGCCCGGCTTCGAGTCAGTCACCTACGTCTACGAAGAGCTTGGCAAGCGAATCGTCGCGGGTTTTCCGTCGCCGGTCGCCTATGACGAAGTGCGGATTTTCTGGGGCGTAGCAATCGAACCGGGCTTTCGCGGCGCGGATCTCCAGGAATGCTTGCGCATTGAAGAAATGGTCTATCTAGAAGATATCCGCGTGGCCAACTCGATGCAACCACGTGAAATAGACTGGGATGGCCATGTGGTCGAGCATTCGGTACCTGCCGATCTGTTTACGCTCAACTACCGTCGTGCATTCCGGGAATTCATCGAACGTGCGCAGCCGCTCACCCCCGTGTTTCCCATCGAAGTGACGGCGGCGGTATGA
- a CDS encoding SDR family oxidoreductase, with protein MSAVFRSTPIESLAGGSEFGRVHFAKARIGTERCSNAHHETVGRIDSEECIADEQREIPSGHLTNPEEIAGTVAFFICDEAAFIIGQSIAVNGGALVVGA; from the coding sequence ATGAGCGCCGTGTTCCGCTCGACCCCGATCGAGTCGCTCGCTGGCGGCTCGGAATTTGGCAGGGTGCATTTCGCGAAGGCCCGCATCGGCACCGAACGCTGTTCAAACGCGCACCACGAAACCGTGGGGCGCATTGACTCCGAGGAATGCATCGCGGACGAGCAAAGAGAAATTCCGTCCGGACATCTCACGAATCCCGAGGAAATTGCCGGCACGGTGGCCTTCTTCATCTGCGACGAAGCTGCCTTCATCATCGGCCAGTCGATTGCAGTCAATGGTGGCGCGCTCGTCGTAGGCGCCTGA
- a CDS encoding polysaccharide deacetylase family protein, with amino-acid sequence MITHPFATPRWVQWPDRKSAAVSLTFDVDTVTGFPGENTRYARRPTSISERRFGAVRGVPRIFELLRRHDIAATFFVSGDTVVRYPELVAQMLGEGHEVGHHGHMLLLGDKASPEQQAEDMHAALAALAKADAPKPVGYRSSSWESTLEALDLLIETGFLYDSSCMGDDRHSRETCEGRSIRELPVHWSLNDYPMFVWTIANGGNFSVLRTLMDTWLAEYESTRRDGRHTTFTMHPEVIGRGSRFNQLERFIERLVADGDVWFARLDKVAEWAEPHLTQETP; translated from the coding sequence ATGATCACTCATCCGTTCGCCACGCCCAGGTGGGTTCAATGGCCCGACAGGAAATCGGCCGCTGTGTCGCTGACCTTCGACGTCGACACGGTGACTGGTTTTCCCGGCGAGAACACACGGTATGCACGCCGTCCGACGAGCATTTCGGAACGACGCTTTGGCGCGGTGCGCGGCGTGCCGCGTATTTTTGAACTGCTGCGTCGCCACGATATCGCTGCGACGTTCTTTGTGTCGGGCGATACGGTGGTGCGGTATCCGGAGCTCGTTGCGCAAATGCTAGGCGAGGGCCACGAAGTGGGCCATCACGGCCACATGCTTCTGCTCGGTGACAAAGCCTCGCCCGAACAGCAGGCCGAGGATATGCATGCGGCCCTTGCTGCACTCGCGAAAGCAGACGCGCCGAAACCGGTGGGTTATCGTTCCTCGTCGTGGGAATCCACATTGGAAGCCTTGGATCTATTGATCGAAACTGGTTTTCTCTACGACTCCAGTTGTATGGGCGACGACCGGCATTCCCGTGAGACCTGCGAAGGCCGCTCGATTCGGGAGTTGCCAGTGCACTGGTCGCTCAACGACTACCCGATGTTTGTCTGGACCATTGCCAACGGCGGAAATTTCAGTGTGCTGCGCACGCTCATGGATACCTGGCTGGCCGAATACGAATCGACGCGCCGTGACGGTCGCCACACGACCTTCACGATGCATCCGGAAGTGATCGGCCGTGGCTCGCGGTTCAACCAGCTCGAGCGCTTCATCGAACGCCTCGTCGCCGATGGCGACGTCTGGTTCGCGCGTCTGGACAAAGTCGCTGAATGGGCCGAACCGCATCTCACTCAGGAGACTCCATGA